A genome region from Frankineae bacterium MT45 includes the following:
- a CDS encoding Pimeloyl-ACP methyl ester carboxylesterase yields the protein MDFEPQHRIVSVPAGRIHLVEQGVGPLVLLVHGFPESWFSWRRQLPAIAAAGFRAVAIDVRGYGRSSKPDAIEAYRMLELVGDNLGVVTALGEETATIVGHDWGSPIAANSALLHPEVFTAVGLLSVPYSPRSRHRPTESLARLGGDEAEFYINYFQAPGRVEAEIEPDVRGWLAGIYAGLSGDVVSEAEIGRIFMVKRGGRIRDGFPPPDVRPSWLSDAELDAYAGEFERTGFTGALNRYRNIDQDWEDLAAWDGAAIEQPSLFIGGQLDASSTWSAEAIRRYRTTLPGLVSSHILDGCGHWIQQERPDEVNRLLIEWLQGLPRG from the coding sequence ATGGATTTCGAACCGCAGCACCGAATCGTCTCGGTCCCGGCCGGCCGGATTCACCTTGTGGAGCAGGGCGTCGGGCCACTGGTGCTGCTGGTGCACGGCTTCCCCGAATCGTGGTTCTCCTGGCGCCGGCAACTGCCGGCGATCGCCGCGGCCGGCTTCCGCGCGGTGGCCATCGACGTGCGGGGCTACGGCCGGTCGTCGAAGCCGGACGCCATCGAGGCCTACCGCATGCTCGAACTCGTCGGGGACAACCTCGGTGTCGTGACGGCGCTCGGCGAGGAGACGGCCACGATTGTCGGGCACGACTGGGGTTCGCCGATCGCGGCCAACTCGGCGCTGCTGCACCCGGAGGTATTCACCGCCGTCGGGCTGCTCAGCGTCCCGTACTCCCCGCGCAGCCGTCACCGCCCGACCGAGTCCCTGGCCCGCCTCGGTGGAGACGAGGCCGAGTTCTACATCAACTACTTCCAGGCGCCGGGACGGGTCGAGGCCGAGATCGAACCGGACGTCCGGGGCTGGCTGGCCGGCATCTACGCCGGACTCTCGGGTGACGTGGTCAGCGAAGCCGAGATCGGCCGTATTTTCATGGTGAAACGGGGCGGACGTATTCGCGACGGCTTTCCGCCGCCGGACGTACGCCCGTCCTGGCTGAGCGACGCCGAACTTGACGCCTACGCCGGCGAGTTCGAGCGGACGGGCTTCACCGGCGCACTCAACCGCTACCGCAATATCGACCAGGACTGGGAGGACCTCGCCGCCTGGGACGGTGCGGCGATCGAGCAGCCGTCACTCTTCATCGGCGGCCAACTCGACGCCTCCAGCACCTGGTCGGCTGAAGCGATTCGGCGCTACCGGACCACCCTTCCGGGCCTGGTGTCGTCACACATCCTCGATGGCTGCGGCCATTGGATCCAGCAGGAGCGCCCAGACGAGGTGAACCGACTGCTCATCGAGTGGCTACAGGGCCTTCCGCGCGGCTAG
- a CDS encoding ribosome-associated protein translates to MNSRSFSTGDLRVAPARGLPHGLTIPAAELSERFSRSSGPGGQSVNTTDSRVELSWSIADSEVLSDQQRARLLDRLSTRISEGAITLAASEQRSQLQNRMLARARLSELIADALAPVAVRRPTRPSRAARQRRLDGKKQRGDIKATRRRPPPE, encoded by the coding sequence ATGAATAGCCGCTCCTTCTCGACGGGTGACCTCCGGGTCGCACCGGCACGGGGGCTGCCCCATGGCCTCACCATCCCCGCGGCCGAACTCTCCGAACGGTTCAGCCGCTCCTCGGGCCCGGGTGGGCAGTCGGTGAACACCACCGACAGCCGCGTCGAGTTGAGCTGGAGCATCGCCGACTCCGAGGTCCTCAGCGACCAGCAGCGGGCGCGTCTCCTGGATCGACTCTCGACGCGGATCAGCGAGGGAGCAATCACCCTCGCCGCCTCCGAGCAGCGATCGCAACTACAGAACCGGATGCTGGCCCGGGCCCGGTTGAGCGAGCTGATCGCCGACGCGCTGGCGCCGGTGGCCGTTCGCCGCCCGACCCGTCCGTCACGGGCGGCCCGGCAGCGGCGGCTGGACGGGAAGAAGCAGCGCGGTGACATCAAGGCGACCCGGCGCCGACCCCCACCCGAGTAA
- a CDS encoding uncharacterized domain 1-containing protein — protein MSGRTLRNLGEERARRNTVPGVWRTLGYELQSWEVGRAVIGWTAGEEYGFATESGYVVQGGLVTSVLDAAMGSACWTVLDQTQIFLTADLRVEFLRNTRVGALTATGVVVRSTPRVIFCSGELHDSDGTLLAASRCTQVVLPADHPTSRSLSPNDPEKSS, from the coding sequence ATGAGTGGACGAACCCTTCGCAACCTAGGTGAGGAGCGGGCGCGGCGCAATACCGTCCCCGGGGTCTGGCGCACGCTCGGCTACGAGCTGCAGAGCTGGGAGGTCGGGCGCGCGGTCATCGGGTGGACGGCGGGCGAGGAGTACGGCTTCGCCACCGAGAGCGGCTACGTGGTGCAGGGTGGGCTCGTCACCTCGGTCCTCGACGCGGCGATGGGGAGTGCCTGCTGGACCGTGCTCGATCAGACGCAGATCTTCCTCACCGCTGACCTGCGAGTCGAGTTCCTCCGCAACACCCGGGTCGGTGCATTGACGGCCACCGGCGTGGTGGTGCGGTCGACCCCGCGGGTCATCTTCTGCTCGGGCGAACTGCACGACTCCGACGGCACCCTGCTGGCGGCGAGTCGCTGCACGCAGGTGGTGCTCCCGGCCGACCATCCGACGTCGCGCTCGCTCAGCCCGAATGACCCGGAAAAATCTAGCTGA
- a CDS encoding transcriptional regulator, DeoR family, translating to MNSNHVRLATMDATERSSRLVDALRRHGRIDVSWAAAEFGTAEMTIRRDLDLLADRGVARRVRGGAVSLLMRGEELPFAMRELDAVQTKRRIAACVAGLIEDGEAVGLDSGTTVTEVARALSQRRLVAMPLSLHAAMALAGSSSVRLMMPGGETRPGELAMVGPLALASIASLRFDTAVVGCCGVSPEGQVTAHDLGDVAVKQALLASARRSILVLDGGKFSQAALGVVAAVSDFDVVVTDATAPAEAVAELESAGVAVHRV from the coding sequence ATGAACAGCAACCATGTACGCTTGGCCACCATGGACGCAACAGAGCGCAGCAGCCGACTCGTCGACGCACTACGACGTCACGGACGGATAGACGTCTCGTGGGCCGCCGCTGAGTTCGGCACCGCCGAGATGACCATCCGCCGGGATCTGGATCTGCTCGCCGACCGTGGCGTCGCTCGCCGGGTACGGGGCGGCGCAGTGAGCCTGCTGATGCGAGGCGAGGAACTCCCCTTCGCCATGCGGGAACTCGATGCGGTCCAGACGAAGCGGCGCATCGCCGCCTGCGTCGCCGGGCTGATTGAGGACGGCGAGGCGGTGGGTCTGGACAGCGGCACCACCGTCACCGAGGTTGCCCGGGCGCTGTCCCAGCGCCGGCTGGTGGCCATGCCGCTGTCGCTGCACGCCGCGATGGCGCTGGCCGGTTCGTCGTCGGTCCGGTTGATGATGCCCGGAGGTGAGACCCGGCCGGGTGAACTCGCCATGGTCGGCCCGCTGGCCCTGGCCAGCATCGCCTCGCTGCGTTTCGACACCGCGGTGGTCGGGTGCTGCGGCGTGTCGCCGGAGGGGCAGGTGACGGCGCACGACCTTGGCGATGTGGCCGTAAAACAAGCCTTGCTGGCCTCCGCCCGGCGAAGCATCCTCGTCCTGGACGGCGGGAAGTTCAGCCAGGCCGCACTCGGTGTGGTCGCTGCGGTGTCGGACTTCGACGTCGTGGTCACTGACGCGACGGCTCCGGCGGAGGCAGTCGCCGAACTGGAGTCGGCCGGGGTGGCAGTGCACCGTGTCTGA
- a CDS encoding Predicted arabinose efflux permease, MFS family gives MSDVAVTSYPTQRVAAASRATYAAFIGAGFAFASWASRIPQVRNRLHLTPADLGLVLLSLAVGAVIALPISGLILHRLNTRVTVTIMALVVTGALGVIAVGYRFGVIPVAIGLFFFGFANGAWDVAMNVQGADVERHLGKAIMPRYHAGFSLGTVFGALIGAAMIALGVPVTAHLLGAAAVIAAVVPLMVRHFLPDPDHADSHEESGGSRPSVLARWREPRTLLVGVFVLAFAFSEGTGNDWISVALIDGYHAEAVVGTLGFAVFLTAMTVARWVGPPLLDRHGRVVVVRGLALVALVGLILFVFSPNVPLAFVGALLWGTGTSLGFPVGMSAAADDSKAAAGRVSVVASIGYFAFLGGPPLIGFLGSRVGVLHALTAVAVMLAIATMVATALRPLPGSVPGSVPGSLPSSPPAVPLPSGSGAVPVEIDPSSTGR, from the coding sequence GTGTCTGACGTGGCCGTCACCTCCTACCCCACTCAGCGGGTCGCCGCCGCCAGCCGAGCCACCTACGCCGCCTTCATCGGAGCCGGTTTCGCCTTCGCCAGTTGGGCATCCCGCATTCCGCAGGTGCGCAACCGGCTGCATCTGACTCCGGCCGATCTCGGCCTGGTGCTGCTGTCGCTGGCCGTGGGCGCCGTCATCGCTCTGCCGATCTCGGGGCTCATCCTGCACCGGCTCAACACGCGGGTCACCGTGACCATCATGGCGCTCGTGGTCACCGGCGCTCTCGGCGTGATCGCCGTCGGGTATCGCTTCGGCGTGATCCCGGTGGCGATAGGGCTATTCTTCTTCGGTTTCGCCAACGGCGCTTGGGATGTCGCGATGAACGTCCAGGGGGCGGACGTCGAGCGGCACCTCGGCAAGGCGATCATGCCGAGATATCACGCCGGATTCAGCCTCGGGACGGTCTTCGGCGCGCTCATCGGGGCGGCGATGATCGCGCTCGGTGTTCCGGTGACGGCGCACCTGCTCGGTGCCGCCGCGGTAATCGCGGCCGTGGTGCCGCTGATGGTGCGCCACTTCCTCCCCGATCCGGATCATGCCGATTCCCACGAGGAATCCGGCGGATCCCGACCGAGCGTGCTGGCCCGCTGGCGTGAGCCGCGCACGCTGCTCGTCGGTGTCTTCGTGCTGGCCTTCGCCTTCTCGGAGGGCACCGGGAACGACTGGATCAGCGTCGCGCTCATCGACGGCTACCACGCCGAGGCCGTGGTCGGCACGCTCGGCTTCGCCGTCTTCCTCACCGCCATGACGGTCGCCCGCTGGGTGGGTCCGCCGCTGCTCGACCGTCACGGTCGCGTGGTCGTGGTGCGTGGCCTGGCGCTGGTGGCCCTTGTCGGGCTGATCCTCTTTGTCTTCAGCCCGAATGTGCCGCTGGCCTTCGTGGGTGCGCTGCTCTGGGGCACCGGCACCTCCCTGGGATTCCCGGTCGGGATGAGCGCTGCGGCCGACGACTCGAAGGCGGCCGCCGGGCGAGTCAGCGTGGTCGCCTCCATCGGCTACTTCGCCTTCCTCGGTGGGCCGCCGCTGATCGGTTTCCTGGGTTCCCGCGTCGGCGTGCTGCACGCGCTCACCGCGGTGGCCGTCATGCTGGCGATCGCGACCATGGTGGCGACGGCGCTCCGCCCGCTGCCAGGTTCGGTGCCAGGTTCGGTGCCGGGTTCGCTGCCGAGTTCGCCGCCGGCCGTGCCGCTGCCGTCCGGGTCGGGTGCGGTCCCGGTAGAGATCGATCCGAGCTCAACCGGACGGTGA
- a CDS encoding Catechol 2,3-dioxygenase, protein MDWTLEVVIVPVSDIARAIEFYRDKVGFHLDHDTTNEHMHVAQLTPPGSGCSIVVGDLPSQQTMAPGTLKGVQLVVSDAHQARQELMDRGVEVSEITVFDERDGGTFFGFDDPDGNSWAVQQLKVRAEKPLIPKT, encoded by the coding sequence ATGGATTGGACTCTTGAGGTAGTCATCGTCCCCGTCTCCGACATCGCCCGCGCGATTGAGTTCTACCGCGACAAGGTCGGCTTCCACCTCGATCACGACACCACCAACGAACACATGCACGTCGCCCAACTGACCCCACCCGGGTCCGGTTGCTCGATCGTCGTCGGGGATCTGCCGAGTCAGCAGACGATGGCGCCGGGAACGCTGAAGGGCGTGCAGTTGGTGGTCTCCGACGCGCATCAGGCCCGTCAGGAGCTGATGGACCGGGGTGTCGAGGTGAGTGAGATAACCGTCTTCGACGAGCGCGACGGCGGCACCTTCTTCGGCTTCGACGATCCGGACGGCAACTCCTGGGCCGTTCAGCAGCTCAAGGTTCGCGCCGAGAAGCCCCTGATCCCCAAGACCTGA
- a CDS encoding long-chain acyl-CoA synthetase: MLTRPHGSSLGVLEDVAVERFGEASTVVYEGVARSSSELAAQARRLATGLADIGIRLGDRVVVCMANCPEVLVAYRAIWRMGAAVTPLLFLLSEDELRHAIVESGAKVAITTPEFLPKLQAATVGLTVRCVVAGGPAERSPDTFSFDELCAGAEAGLVRVDSHEMAALLFTGGTTGRAKGVVLSHDALSAAAWSATLAGVEDHYAVTLLPLPLAHVYGLMVSSMGLHAVQPSRAVLMRWFDPTAWLTLAQDERVEAGAVVPTMLRLLTAAPLESYDLSRLRRLVSGSAPLPAEVRAEWARRVPRVEVVEGYGCSETAALATSTPPHAERAGSVGVAAPGVEVRVEAPNGGAVATDEDGEICLRTPSVMSGYWQDPDGTAAALRGGWLHTGDIGHLDADGYLYIVDRLKDLIIRGGFNVYPRDVEEVLMRHPAVAVCGVIGRPDREHGEEVVAFVQLRPGVEAITDAELKAFAKEHLSAVKYPREVRLIDQIPLTSIGKLDRVALRRLL; this comes from the coding sequence ATGCTGACCCGTCCCCACGGATCGTCGCTCGGCGTACTCGAAGACGTCGCCGTCGAGCGGTTCGGGGAAGCCAGCACCGTCGTCTACGAAGGGGTGGCTCGCAGCAGTTCCGAGCTGGCCGCGCAGGCCCGACGGCTGGCGACCGGGCTGGCCGACATCGGGATCCGGTTGGGTGACCGGGTTGTCGTCTGTATGGCGAATTGCCCAGAAGTGCTGGTCGCCTACCGGGCGATCTGGCGGATGGGTGCCGCGGTAACTCCCTTACTTTTCCTGCTCAGCGAGGACGAGCTGCGCCACGCCATCGTCGAGTCGGGGGCCAAGGTGGCGATCACGACCCCCGAATTTCTCCCCAAACTCCAGGCGGCGACGGTCGGGCTGACGGTGCGCTGCGTGGTGGCCGGCGGGCCAGCCGAGCGCTCCCCGGACACCTTCTCCTTCGACGAACTCTGCGCTGGGGCGGAGGCCGGCCTGGTCCGCGTCGACTCCCACGAGATGGCGGCCCTGCTCTTCACCGGTGGCACCACCGGACGGGCCAAAGGCGTCGTCCTCAGTCACGACGCGCTCTCGGCCGCGGCCTGGTCGGCGACGCTAGCCGGGGTGGAGGATCACTACGCGGTGACCCTGCTGCCGCTGCCACTGGCCCATGTCTACGGGCTGATGGTCTCGTCGATGGGGCTGCATGCGGTGCAGCCTTCGCGGGCCGTGCTGATGCGCTGGTTCGACCCGACCGCCTGGCTGACGCTGGCCCAGGACGAGCGTGTCGAGGCCGGTGCCGTCGTGCCGACGATGCTGCGGCTACTCACCGCAGCGCCGCTGGAGTCCTACGACCTCTCCCGGCTGCGGCGCTTGGTGAGTGGCAGCGCCCCGCTGCCGGCCGAGGTCCGCGCCGAGTGGGCCCGGCGAGTCCCGCGGGTCGAGGTCGTCGAGGGGTACGGGTGTTCGGAGACGGCTGCCCTGGCCACGTCGACGCCACCGCATGCTGAGCGAGCGGGGAGTGTCGGGGTGGCCGCGCCCGGCGTCGAGGTGCGGGTCGAGGCCCCGAACGGCGGGGCGGTCGCCACCGACGAGGACGGCGAGATCTGCCTGCGCACGCCGTCGGTGATGAGTGGCTACTGGCAGGACCCGGACGGCACCGCCGCCGCGCTGCGCGGTGGTTGGCTGCACACCGGGGACATCGGGCACCTGGACGCCGACGGGTACCTCTACATCGTCGACCGGCTCAAGGATCTGATCATCCGGGGCGGCTTCAACGTCTATCCGCGCGATGTCGAGGAGGTGCTGATGCGCCACCCCGCCGTCGCCGTCTGCGGCGTGATCGGGCGCCCCGACCGCGAACATGGCGAGGAGGTGGTGGCCTTCGTGCAGCTGCGTCCCGGGGTAGAGGCCATCACCGACGCGGAGCTAAAGGCCTTCGCCAAGGAGCACCTGTCGGCGGTGAAGTATCCCCGCGAGGTCCGGCTGATCGATCAGATCCCGCTGACCAGCATCGGCAAGCTGGACCGGGTCGCCCTGCGCCGTCTCCTCTAG
- a CDS encoding succinate-semialdehyde dehydrogenase / glutarate-semialdehyde dehydrogenase yields MTESLIVDPEKDPTATWCVSPSVARRLTSRIVATSGTTRTTTSPANGAPIAAVPVSSVEDVRTAFATAAAAQKLWAQRPAKERAAIIRRIGEIAVQRQEEGLDILQTETGKARAHAFDEIFDVAANAAWISRSGPSVLKEKRHFGVLQLGTPVREVYHAKGVIGMIAPWNYPLILTISDAMPAWMSGNAVVLKPDSQTPLIALWAAEIATAAGLPEGLFQIVYGSGTTLGPEIIKLSNHVSFTGSTATGRTVAEQAARDFKGVSLELGGKNPAYVAADANIERAAEGLIRDCFGNTGHSCVSIERIYVHHSVYDQFLKAFGARAAALRIGTRLDWSYDVGSISNQSQFDTISAHVADATAKGARVVAGGKARPEIGPLAFEPTVLADVPETADCYADETFGPLVSVYPVGSDEEAISRANDTIYGLNATVWSGSGRRGRELARQIESGTVTVNDAFTVVWSAISSPMGGRKQSGVGRRHGAVGITRYTEVQTIAIQAVPLKPLYDRGGAFYGKFITFAAKASQRTRFPWP; encoded by the coding sequence ATGACTGAGTCACTGATCGTCGATCCCGAGAAGGACCCCACGGCAACCTGGTGCGTGAGCCCCTCGGTAGCTCGACGGCTCACCTCCCGCATCGTCGCCACCTCGGGCACCACCCGCACCACGACGAGCCCGGCCAATGGCGCGCCGATCGCCGCCGTCCCCGTCTCCAGCGTCGAGGATGTCCGCACCGCCTTCGCCACCGCCGCCGCCGCGCAGAAGCTCTGGGCTCAGCGGCCGGCGAAGGAGCGGGCCGCGATCATCCGCCGCATCGGTGAGATCGCCGTGCAGCGCCAGGAGGAGGGCCTGGACATCCTTCAGACCGAGACGGGCAAGGCCCGCGCGCACGCCTTCGACGAGATCTTCGACGTCGCGGCGAACGCGGCCTGGATCTCGCGCAGCGGCCCCTCGGTGTTGAAGGAGAAGCGGCACTTCGGCGTGCTGCAGCTGGGCACCCCGGTGCGCGAGGTCTACCACGCCAAGGGCGTCATCGGCATGATCGCGCCGTGGAACTACCCGCTGATCCTCACCATCTCCGACGCGATGCCGGCCTGGATGTCGGGGAATGCGGTCGTCCTCAAGCCGGACAGCCAGACGCCGCTGATCGCGCTCTGGGCCGCCGAGATCGCGACCGCGGCTGGGCTGCCCGAGGGACTATTCCAGATCGTCTACGGGTCGGGCACCACGCTCGGACCGGAGATCATCAAGCTCAGCAACCACGTCTCCTTCACCGGATCGACGGCCACCGGACGCACCGTCGCCGAGCAGGCGGCCCGTGATTTCAAGGGTGTCTCGCTGGAACTCGGCGGCAAGAACCCGGCCTACGTCGCGGCCGACGCGAACATCGAGCGGGCCGCCGAAGGCCTGATCCGGGACTGCTTCGGCAACACCGGCCACTCCTGCGTGTCGATCGAGCGCATCTACGTCCACCACTCCGTCTACGACCAGTTCCTCAAGGCGTTCGGGGCCCGGGCCGCGGCGCTGCGGATCGGGACGCGTCTGGACTGGTCCTACGACGTCGGCTCGATCTCCAATCAGTCCCAGTTCGACACCATCTCGGCCCACGTCGCCGACGCCACCGCCAAGGGCGCCCGGGTCGTCGCCGGCGGCAAGGCCCGGCCGGAGATCGGCCCACTGGCCTTCGAGCCGACCGTGCTCGCGGACGTGCCGGAGACGGCCGACTGCTACGCGGACGAGACCTTCGGCCCGCTGGTCTCCGTCTACCCGGTGGGCAGCGACGAGGAGGCGATCAGCCGGGCCAATGACACCATCTACGGCCTGAACGCCACCGTCTGGTCGGGGAGCGGGCGGCGGGGGCGGGAACTGGCCCGGCAGATCGAGTCGGGCACGGTCACCGTCAACGACGCGTTCACCGTGGTCTGGTCGGCCATCTCCAGCCCGATGGGCGGGCGCAAGCAGTCCGGGGTCGGGCGCCGGCACGGCGCGGTCGGGATCACCCGCTACACCGAGGTGCAGACGATCGCGATCCAGGCCGTCCCACTGAAGCCGCTGTACGACCGGGGTGGCGCGTTCTACGGCAAGTTCATCACCTTCGCGGCGAAGGCCAGCCAGCGCACTCGCTTCCCCTGGCCGTAA
- a CDS encoding Uncharacterized conserved protein YbjT, contains NAD(P)-binding and DUF2867 domains: MRIAITGVTGHLGGQVAQRLAGSGGELRLVVRDPARAPHLPGAEVMQAEYRDTNAVQRALTGVDVALMVSASESVDRREEHFSFVDAAAVAGVRHLVYTSFFGASPDCAFTLGRDHFATEEHIRASGMAFTLLRDNFYADFMALMAGEDRVIRGPAAEGRVSIVAREDIAEVASIVLPQADRHAGATYDLTGPQALTLAEVAEILSEELGERFAYHPESLEEAYESRAPYGAPEWQVDAWVSTYTAIAAGEVAGVSEDIQQITGRPATSLAELLRRGRTAPAPPRS, encoded by the coding sequence ATGCGTATCGCAATCACCGGCGTCACCGGTCACCTCGGCGGTCAGGTAGCCCAGCGGCTGGCCGGCTCCGGCGGCGAGCTTCGCCTAGTCGTGCGCGACCCGGCCCGGGCTCCCCACCTGCCGGGGGCAGAGGTGATGCAGGCCGAATACCGCGACACGAACGCAGTGCAGCGGGCGCTCACTGGCGTGGATGTGGCGCTGATGGTGTCGGCCTCGGAGTCGGTGGATCGACGCGAGGAGCACTTCAGTTTCGTCGACGCCGCGGCGGTGGCCGGTGTCCGGCACCTCGTCTACACGTCCTTTTTCGGTGCCAGCCCCGACTGCGCCTTTACCCTCGGCCGCGACCACTTCGCCACCGAGGAGCACATCCGGGCCAGCGGGATGGCCTTCACTCTTCTGCGGGACAACTTCTACGCCGACTTCATGGCATTGATGGCCGGCGAGGACCGGGTGATCCGCGGCCCGGCCGCCGAGGGTCGCGTGAGCATCGTGGCCCGCGAGGATATCGCCGAAGTCGCGAGCATCGTGCTGCCACAGGCCGACCGGCACGCCGGCGCGACGTATGACCTCACCGGCCCGCAGGCGTTGACGCTGGCCGAGGTCGCCGAGATTCTCAGCGAGGAGCTCGGGGAGCGCTTCGCGTATCACCCGGAGAGCCTCGAGGAGGCCTACGAATCACGGGCGCCTTATGGCGCACCGGAGTGGCAGGTCGATGCCTGGGTCTCCACCTACACCGCGATCGCCGCCGGCGAAGTAGCCGGCGTCAGCGAGGACATCCAGCAAATCACGGGGCGTCCGGCGACGTCACTGGCTGAACTGCTCCGCCGCGGACGCACTGCGCCGGCGCCGCCGCGGAGCTAG
- a CDS encoding hypothetical protein (manually curated) has translation MTSDDELPHRSTPGHRDPSGEAPWAMQLVVRVEKSQPPTRTAALEASALATVTLLSDDRAQEGAEWCASIQRWLDGHIRKHVRRARGAQWEQAQQLPGVTVTHRGAQVRAFVPMSTGSLPAELRKLQLSGTELADPDLREAATPLPDGPIVIAITPLPVLPFGKAAAAAAHAAQLSAMSMSAPRRQTWADDGFPLVVIQPGPAAWARFTAAAPVTVVDAGFTVVEPNTMTAAATWR, from the coding sequence ATGACCTCCGACGATGAACTCCCGCATCGCAGCACACCCGGGCATCGGGATCCGTCCGGAGAGGCACCCTGGGCGATGCAGCTGGTGGTGCGGGTCGAGAAGTCGCAGCCACCGACGCGCACAGCCGCCTTGGAGGCGTCGGCCCTGGCCACGGTGACGCTGTTGAGCGACGACCGGGCTCAGGAGGGCGCCGAGTGGTGCGCGTCGATCCAGCGTTGGCTGGATGGGCACATCCGCAAGCACGTCCGGCGAGCGCGGGGCGCCCAGTGGGAGCAGGCCCAGCAGCTGCCGGGGGTCACCGTCACCCATCGAGGGGCGCAGGTGCGGGCCTTCGTCCCGATGTCGACCGGGTCGCTGCCGGCTGAGCTGCGCAAACTTCAGCTCTCCGGGACCGAGCTGGCCGATCCCGACCTGCGGGAGGCGGCCACCCCGCTGCCCGACGGCCCGATCGTCATCGCCATCACCCCGCTGCCGGTGCTCCCCTTCGGCAAAGCGGCGGCGGCCGCTGCGCATGCGGCTCAGCTCAGCGCGATGAGCATGTCGGCGCCGCGACGGCAGACGTGGGCCGACGACGGCTTCCCCCTGGTCGTGATCCAGCCCGGTCCGGCGGCCTGGGCGCGCTTCACCGCAGCGGCCCCGGTGACGGTGGTCGACGCCGGATTCACCGTCGTCGAACCCAACACCATGACCGCCGCAGCGACCTGGCGGTGA
- a CDS encoding Predicted dehydrogenase yields MQSETLADAARLAEGPPPIRWGILATGGIARMFTRDLSQLPDAQVVAVGSRSRSGAEAFGKEFGIPHRHGSYQALVEDPEVDVVYIATPHPGHHEAALQAIAAGKAVLLEKPFAMDALQTNDIIEAASAANVFVMEAMWTRWLPHIVRVREIVASGVLGEIVSVTADHGQWFRHDPNFRLFKHELGGGALLDLGIYPISFASMILGAPSRVTAVSAPAFSGVDAQTSIILEYPGVTQAVLTTTSYAVTPCAAVISGTQARLEIAGVFYQPSTFRVIGRDGAELDGWDEIPPGRGMQFEAAEVQRCLRAGLLESPDLTLQESLQIMQTMDEVRRQIGLAY; encoded by the coding sequence ATGCAGAGCGAGACCCTGGCCGATGCGGCGCGGCTGGCTGAGGGGCCACCACCGATCCGGTGGGGCATCCTGGCCACCGGTGGGATTGCCCGGATGTTCACCCGCGACCTCTCCCAGCTACCAGACGCGCAGGTCGTCGCCGTCGGTTCGCGCAGCCGGAGCGGGGCCGAGGCGTTCGGGAAGGAGTTCGGGATCCCGCACCGGCACGGCAGTTACCAGGCGCTGGTCGAGGATCCGGAGGTGGACGTCGTCTACATCGCGACGCCGCACCCCGGCCATCACGAAGCGGCCCTGCAGGCCATCGCCGCCGGTAAGGCCGTACTTCTGGAGAAGCCGTTCGCGATGGACGCACTCCAGACCAACGACATCATCGAGGCGGCGTCGGCGGCGAACGTCTTTGTGATGGAGGCGATGTGGACGCGCTGGCTGCCGCACATCGTCCGGGTCCGGGAGATCGTCGCCTCCGGGGTGCTGGGCGAGATCGTCTCGGTCACCGCCGACCACGGTCAGTGGTTCCGGCACGACCCGAACTTCCGTCTTTTCAAGCACGAACTCGGCGGCGGGGCGCTGCTTGACCTCGGTATCTACCCGATCTCGTTCGCGTCGATGATCCTCGGTGCCCCGAGCCGGGTGACCGCGGTGAGTGCGCCGGCCTTCAGCGGCGTCGATGCCCAGACGTCGATCATTCTGGAGTACCCGGGCGTGACCCAGGCGGTGCTCACCACCACCTCGTACGCCGTCACGCCGTGTGCGGCGGTCATCTCCGGCACACAGGCCCGGCTCGAGATCGCCGGAGTCTTCTACCAACCCTCAACCTTCCGCGTGATCGGGCGAGACGGGGCCGAGCTGGACGGCTGGGACGAGATCCCGCCGGGGCGCGGCATGCAGTTCGAGGCGGCCGAGGTGCAGCGATGCCTGCGGGCGGGCCTGCTCGAGAGCCCGGACCTGACCCTGCAGGAGTCGCTGCAGATCATGCAGACGATGGACGAGGTGCGCCGCCAGATCGGCCTCGCCTACTAA